Part of the Nitrosopumilus sp. genome, TTGGAATTAGAGTTTCACCTGAAGTTGAAGATATTGGTTTAGATATTAGTGAACATGCTGAATCAGCATATTCTGATGAAGAAGAATTCATGCTAAGTATGGATGAATATACAGAAGATTTACAGGAAAAGGATGAAATACTCTTCAAAAAGAAGAAGTCTGATAGTGCTAAAAAATGACAATCAATTACGAAGAATTATCTAAAAAAGTTCTAGATTTAGATCCTAAAATTAGATTTGCAGGTGTTGCAAATAGTAAGGGAGAAATGATTGCTGGTGGACAAAAAGATAATGTTGAAAAAATTTTAGATGGTGAAAATGTAAAGATGTCGATTCATTATGCACTACAAAAAAGAGATCTTTATACAAATTTAGCATACAAAATTGGCTCAGAACTATCATCCATTACTGAATATGAAAAAGTTACCATGATTAGTATTCCAGTAAATTCTAACGATTTGTTTATGATAAGTACAGAACCAAGAGCTGATTATTTGAAAATTATTGATTTTATTCGTTCATCACTTAATTCTCAAAACTAAAAATTACTACAGGCATAATATACTGGGAAGAGTTGATATTCATATAAAAAAACTATAGAATAAAAATGTCCATCTCATTTAATCTTGGCAAAAAACTTGTTTTACTTGTAATGCTTGTAAGCATAACTGCATTAGGAATTACATCTTACATGAGTATAGATTATGCATCTGAGACTCTAAAAGAAAGAGGAGGTGAATTATTAATCGGAGAATCTTCTATTAGAGGAGAATCTTTAAAATCAATTTTTGAATCTAGGATTGAACAAAATCATATACTTGCAAATGATCCCATGA contains:
- a CDS encoding DUF6659 family protein → MTINYEELSKKVLDLDPKIRFAGVANSKGEMIAGGQKDNVEKILDGENVKMSIHYALQKRDLYTNLAYKIGSELSSITEYEKVTMISIPVNSNDLFMISTEPRADYLKIIDFIRSSLNSQN